The DNA sequence CCAGATCCCCAAATGCTCTTGGCCACTTCAACGCCACTCCGTATGAGGGGAAGTGCAAAGGAGGGCCAATCAGAGTAGGAAGAGGCAGCAATCTTAACTGATTCTTAAAATAGCTAATTTTTGCAAACTGCACAGAAATAGGATCACATGCACACACTGCTAGGGCCCTCTCAGGGTCTTAGAAGGGTCCTATACAAGTAAAGGTCCTAAGTATTAACCTCATGCAAATCTGCCTTTGTCAATACTGTATTGAACATCTAAAACAGGTACTAAGTTTCCATTACCAACTATTTCTGATAACCTTTTGCTAACTGGACTCAATTCCGAAAAATCTATTTAATCATGCTTATGTACGCAGTTAAGCACAGAACATACTTACAAATGGAATACATTTCCAGTTGCTGTCTTAAACGAATTTTGCTCATTGTGTCATAAAAGTTGGGCTCTGACAAAGTTTCTGTTGTAGGTGGCACACTGAATATcctcataattttccttttattcctaaatCACAAACCGAATGCAGAAGAGAGATTTGTATTAATATCTACAGGATTGTAATATTCTCATGATCATAGTAATCAGAAGCTACATTAAAAGGACTTAAATGACAGTAAGATCATCTTCTGTTTTGTCTCTGTGAGATGCTTCCTTGGCTCAGGTATTCTTTCTTTCACTAAAAAGTATGCAGCTGTACACGTACAGCCATGGGGCTTTACGTGTAAGAAAGTAGCTGAACGCATCCACCAATATGACAGTCACATACCCCCACTGTGCTTCCACTCTCTCCCACGGAAAGCCTGATGTTGTATGGAAAGATGCACAAACAGCTCATGTCATCCAAATAAAGTTAAATTACCGGGTTAGAGAATAAACGGAATGTGAGCAGACCTCAAtgttagaaaataataaacaaacatatttcttaaatacaATAGTATAGCCTCAGTAGAACCAGCTACTTAAAATGAACGACAGTGTGTCCCTGCTTTTAAAACAGTGGTGTAGGAAGGAGGTGGCAGCTATTTTCAGAGGAAAGTTGTTACCGGAAGTGGACAGTGATGATCTGTGGCACCTTTTCCCACCCACCCTGCAGAGTCTAGGCAGCCAATGGGCCAGCTGCTCCAGGGGCCATGCAGCCGGCACGGGTGCATCTGAGAGCAAGTGCAGGCTCTGAACTATTCACCTGGCCAAACACAATTATTTGGGGGTtactaattattttgaattatcgAATGTCTTTCTACCTTGGTAGAGGATACCATGAAGCATGCGGCTATAAGCGACTCGAGTTTCTGTAGAATGGACAGACAAGTGATCAGATAACACCAATATTGTGCAATAAGTGCCATGCTATAGTCATGCACaagaaacagaagggaaagcTTGAAACGTGTGAAGCGAGAACTGCTGAACACGCAGGCATTAGTGTCTGCATTTCAGGGATGTCGGCCAAACAAATGTGCTCATCCAAGGATGACAATGAACCCAGGCTGGATGATAAAACTGAGCTAGATAAGAAACGATAGAATGAGAGGACCAAGGAGCTGGTCCGGGCAGGTGCTGAGAGTTGCACTTAAATCTCTATCTCTTAAAGCAACAGAGTTTTCAAAGCCAAACTTTGGTGTCCAGGGCTCGAGGACAAACCTGAGGAGACAGTGCTTTCACAGCAGAACAAAAATGCTGACGAAATTATTTCTGTGCATTTAATTCagataaaacaaacaacctgcAAAACTGTTAAATGCCCAGTTTCTTATCTACTTTGAGATACTCAAAAATTACCTCTTGGCATACATGAAGAGACCAAAGCTAACAAGGATCACTACCAAGTAAACGTTGGTGGCTTCGTTCCAGGCCTCGTGAACGCTGTAATCAATTGAGCCATCGTCACCCATCACTCCGTAACCTCCAGGCATGGGGCTGTAAGACAGAAAAGAGAGCACGGCTTCTTTGAGTTAGGAAAGAGATGGCCATCTGGAGAAGGGCTGGCAAACATATGGCCTGCTGGCCACCtccagcccaccacctgttttcGTATGGCCCTGGAGCCAAGAATgcttttacatttctaaatggaTATACATCTTAAATGGTTAGAAGGATCTATATAATATCCTCGATTTTTGCTTCACGGCCctccaaagcctaaaatatatataatctggCCCTTTAGGAAAAAGTTTGCCGAACACTGGTCCAGATAACTCAGGCAcgtattttcccttattttcaactTTGAAACATTACATCTTCTACACAAAGGTTAAAATTTGGGATTAAAAAATCTTATTACTAAAAGGATGTAGGCTGAAACGTCATCACACAGTTTCCACCCTGTAACTATCACCCAGAAGAAAGCCACCCAGTACTTTAAAACACAGACCCGGACAAGCGGCTGTCCCGGTGACAGCAGCCTGGAGAGGCCGGGAGCCCTAAGGGCACGGCACAGGCCTCCCCAGGCAGTCGGATCTGGTTGTGGCCTCCCAGCCAAATGTGGTTAAAGGAAGCTATGAGATAAGAAGTTACTTTTTGCTATTTACACAGCTGTGACTTCTATTCAAGGAAATGCATTCTTTGGACATTCCCACAAAAGATAAGAGTGGTAATAGCAAGTGTGTCAAACAGCAAGCAAAGAGTAATGGT is a window from the Equus przewalskii isolate Varuska chromosome 28, EquPr2, whole genome shotgun sequence genome containing:
- the SMIM19 gene encoding small integral membrane protein 19 isoform X1, which translates into the protein MPGGYGVMGDDGSIDYSVHEAWNEATNVYLVVILVSFGLFMYAKRNKRKIMRIFSVPPTTETLSEPNFYDTMSKIRLRQQLEMYSISRKYDYQQPQNQADSVQLSVE
- the SMIM19 gene encoding small integral membrane protein 19 isoform X2, translating into MPGGYGVMGDDGSIDYSVHEAWNEATNVYLVVILVSFGLFMYAKRNKRKIMRIFSVPPTTETLSEPNFYDTMSKIRLRQQLEMYSI